The Sporocytophaga myxococcoides genome window below encodes:
- a CDS encoding DUF1987 domain-containing protein, whose amino-acid sequence MDILNISGTEDTPSVTLDKSKGVFEISGRSLPEDAAGFFKPVLSWIEAYKDQSNPATNLQVKLEYFNTASSKLILDILTKFEKIQGAKIIWYHFSDDEDMKEAGQEFSELVEIPFEFKSM is encoded by the coding sequence ATGGATATTTTGAATATAAGCGGAACTGAAGATACTCCTTCTGTTACATTAGACAAATCTAAAGGAGTATTTGAAATTTCCGGTAGATCACTTCCGGAAGATGCTGCCGGATTTTTTAAGCCAGTGTTAAGCTGGATCGAAGCATATAAGGATCAATCCAATCCAGCAACCAATCTTCAGGTTAAACTTGAATATTTTAATACCGCATCTTCTAAATTAATATTGGATATTTTAACAAAGTTTGAAAAAATACAAGGTGCCAAAATTATCTGGTATCATTTCTCTGATGATGAAGATATGAAAGAGGCAGGTCAAGAATTTTCCGAGCTTGTAGAAATCCCTTTTGAATTTAAATCTATGTAG
- a CDS encoding SiaB family protein kinase: MNYIYNIHKTMVEENIILVYEGEFTQEITKAVLSMAEKKLDSKGEESNIKRKVFNVMVECLQNICKHSEALSVPNERKAIFMIGSEEDCYIITSGNMIANKDIQGLSEKLEKINSLDKDGLKNFYKELIQNNEMSDKGGAGLGFVDIARKSGQKLEYNFEKVDSEYSFFSFKSKIARISE; this comes from the coding sequence ATGAATTATATTTATAATATTCACAAAACTATGGTAGAAGAAAATATCATACTTGTATATGAAGGGGAGTTTACCCAGGAAATAACAAAGGCCGTATTATCCATGGCCGAGAAAAAACTTGATTCCAAAGGTGAGGAAAGCAATATTAAAAGAAAAGTATTCAATGTAATGGTTGAATGCCTTCAGAATATCTGCAAACATTCAGAAGCTCTTTCTGTGCCAAATGAAAGAAAAGCTATTTTTATGATTGGTTCCGAAGAGGACTGCTATATCATTACTTCAGGTAACATGATCGCCAATAAGGATATTCAGGGTTTATCCGAAAAACTTGAAAAGATCAATAGCCTTGATAAAGATGGTTTGAAGAATTTCTATAAGGAATTAATTCAAAATAATGAAATGTCAGATAAAGGTGGTGCAGGATTGGGATTTGTTGATATTGCAAGAAAATCAGGACAGAAGCTCGAGTATAATTTTGAGAAGGTAGATTCTGAATATTCTTTCTTTTCTTTCAAATCTAAAATTGCAAGAATCAGCGAGTAA